The segment ttcaagaacggctggatatctgttgtaatgtaaagcatagttttgagtgtcatctaagtatcccaaaactctcttcattgctaaccaatgattatgattaggattacttgtgcatcgactcagtttactgatagcgcaagctatgtctggtcgtgtacaattcatgacatacattaagcttcccaatacgctagcataggccaattgagactgactttcgcctttattctttgcaagatgaagatttacatcaattggagtcttttcccttttaaaattcaaaaatttgaattattcaagtatcttttgaatataatgagtttgagacaatgctagactgttaggagttttaagaattttaattcctaatatcatatcagcaactcctaaatctttcatatcaaacttactagcaagcatacactttgtagcttttatattagcaatgtctttgctcattataagcatatcatctacatataggcataaaataacttcctgatttggaaTATCTttatgtaaacacatttatcacattcattgatcttaaatccatttgacaacatggtttgatcaaactttgcatgccattgttttggtgcttgttttagcccataaagtgacttaatcagtttgcacactttcttttctttgccaggaactacaaaaccctcaggttgttctatgtaaatttcctcttcaagctctccatttaagaaggttgttttcacatccatttgatgaatttcaagaccgtatactgcagctagtgcaattaacatccgaattgatgtaatcctagtcactggcgaatatgtgtcaaaataatcaagaccttctttttgtctaaaacctttgacaacaagtcttgctttatatttgtcaatagttccatcgtctttcatcttccttttaaagatccattttgaacccaacggtttgttccctggaggaagatcaaccaactcccaagtatgattgcttaaaattgattcaatttcactattaacaacctccttccaagaggttgagtcgctagacaacattgcttccttgaatgtttgaggctcactttcaagaagaaaagttacaaaatctgatccaaatgaagtagatgtcttttgacgtttactgcgtcttggactttcttcattttgttcattctcttttggttcttctctgggttgtttagatcccccactagatgactcaagtctagttttatacggatagatatgttcaaaaaattcagcactatctgatttcattaccgtattatcatgaatatccgaaTGTTctgacttatgaaccaaaaaacgacatgccttactgtttgtggaatatccaatgaatacacaatccacagtcttaggtcctatttttaccctcttagatataggaacttggactttggctagacacccccacactttgaaatatttcaaattgggttttctacctttccatttttcatatggaattacatttgtctttgagtgaggcactctattaagtatctgatttgctgtaaggatagcttccccccacaagttctgtggtaaacctgaacttataagtaatgcattcatcatttcttttaaagttcgattttttctttctgcaattccattagactgaggagtgtagggagcagtagtttgatggattattccattttctaaacatatttctgcaaatggggattcatattctccacctctatcacttctgatcattttgattttcaacttcagttttatattgcctaaatgcatctattgcttcatccttactatttagcaaatagacataacaatatctagtgcaatcatcaataaaagttatgaaatactttttcccaccacgtgatggtgttgacttcatgtcaaaAATAtaagtgtgaatcaattctaaaggatttgaattcctttcaacagatttataagaatgcttagcatacttagattcaacacaaatttgacattttgatttattgcactcaaattttggcaaaatatttaagttaatcagttttcgcaaggttttgttattaacgtgtcccaaacgttcatgccataaacatttagactcaagcaagtaagaagaagcaaaatctttattcatatcaactgcaattacattgagtttgaaaaggccatcactaaggtagttttttcctacatacatatcatttttgcttactactactttatcagaaacaaatacacatttaaatccattcttggtcagaactggaattgaaactaaattctttctcaattctggaacatatgagaccctatttaaagtcaccaccttgcctgatgtcatctttaataggactttaccagttccttccacctttgcaacagcggagtttgccataaataatttttcatctgtaagtgctggagtatatgatgaaaataattctttgttggcacaaacatggaatgaggcaccagaatctatccaccattctcttggatttccaaccaagttaaattctgaaagcattgcacagagatcgttcatttctcctttggattcagccaagtttgcttgatccttctttttcttgtccttcttaggaccccggcattcattagccctatgaccatgtttaccacaattaaagcagtttccattgaatttcttcttaggaggattgctttttggaccagatgctttctttcttttctttaattttgtggaatcttcttcaacaaaatttactccagatattgctgaattaccacgtgacctcttttctgcagccttattatcttcttcgattctcaaccttactatgagatcttcaacagtcatctccttgcgtttgtgtttcaagtagtttttaaagtccttccacaatggaggtaacttttcaataattgcagccacttgaaaagcatcattcacaaataatcctacattaaaggttatgtgagtattaagggaaaacttaatatttctaacataggcattaaataaatttataccttcagcaaggagatcatggattatgacctgcaattcttgaacttgggtgacgacagacttactgtctatcatcttaaagtccagaaattttgccacaatgaatttcttcattccggcatcttctgttttgtacttcttttctaaagcatcccagagttcttttgaggtttttgcattgctgtacacattgtacagatcatcttgcagaccactcaaaatataatttttacacaaaaaatctgagtgtgtccatgcttctgttaccaagaatcgttcatcagccggagtcttatctgacataacaggaacattctcattgatgaacttctgcagactcaacgtagtgagatagaagaacatcttttgctgccatctcttaaagtcgactccagaaaactttgcaggtttctcagccggtgctaaggcagcatttgaacgattatgtgcaaccgttgttgttgcagcacttactgttccaacatttgtttgacttgaattagtcttttttttgtcacaaatggcagataaattaagtatttaaaatactaacagtaaaaaacaaatctttacacaaattatttctgatttaacgataaagtttttatgtttttttaatcgttaatcgaatgtaagcagagtagaaaaccataaaggatttaatctccagaaacctcaaatacagaaactgtttaaatttcttaagattattatttttacaataacttgtatttatgaagttaatgaacagaaacagaaacaagatgaagtagaaaaaatttaaaatagaagaattaatccgagtccacagaaactactgtgtgtccttaagaaatttaatcccctcactgtacccaaggttatggattaatttctcccaagataaaacggattaaacctgttaaagaaatagcggtacctcaaacttctttaacttcaacgaactgaagaacagcaacaagtcatACAGGCTCAGttgatcgacactttgattttatttgagagaaaaataaatgcagagaaagaaaaaatttccagtaattaaaaaaatcaaaaattgacttccttttatagccattttcagcaaggaacatgtctgttcagtgaaatctgttcagacccattttatccagaaagttgtgtcttttgaaaaaaataacaaattttcgaaaaattgtgtctgttaggaaaataactactttttgaaaagtaacgacttttcggaaagagtaacaacttttcggaatgttaccgttacctgcaaatttataagaaatgacttttcatttgcactttgcaaatgacttttcattttctctccaaagtagttccctcacttttgatattttctcttttcttttcccattcacacttgctaaatccAACACAAATAACTTATTCTGAATAATTACTTTTCAAATAACTTGTTTCAAAATCAaacgataaaaataaaatgagaaactATACTCTATAGGAGCAGCGAAATAAATTTGCTACTAGCAAATTTTAagtttgtatttatattattttctttgttttaatttatgtgacataatttgaatttcaaaaattaaatatatttaatttgatcgTAAATTTCGACATGCAatctttatatatttgaaactacataaaaaattattatacgtCACAATAATttacaacttaaaatatttgaacgaaatatgaaaaaattacaataaaaaaattatttaaatcttaaaattcGAAATGtgtcacaaaattaaaagaaaatattacgatcaaatttcaaaatttaccGTAGAAATTCTGGGACATTATTTATGTATAGTTTTAGATTTTACAATTATAACTAAGTTTTAAACTTATGGCCAAAATAAGATCGTGgatataaatattcaattaGCAATCTGAATCAAGTAAAGACACTCTTTAAGGTCATTCCGGTTAATACTTTGAAGTTTGAATATACAAAATTCACGGAAACagattactagaaaaaaattaaatgactaTGTTAATTTTAAACGGAACATAGAgataaacattaaaattttcaatttcaatcttaaaagtaaattaattatgctaaattttaataattttatttattaactatTTAAATCAATCATCTTCTCCTTCTCATCCTCATTCTCCATTTCTAAAAAGATTAATTATAAGATGATAAacactaaatatttcataattttgaatAGCAATCCTCCAATTGATTATTCGCGCAAAATGTCTATTGGCAATGTGTGTACATTTAGTCGAGTCATAAATGATAAATCGATTTACTCACGCAAATTCTAATTAATCTAACATATCAATTGCTAAAACAAATCACAACTCTAATAATTGTGgcctatataatatattataaattaataataatattacttatTTTACTGTGTATTATTAcgtattttgaattttatcaattttttaaaattaatttattttgaaggatatattttcttataagtaGCAATTTGTTTTATAAcgaatcaatttaaaaaaattttttattGCTCCAACTTGAACTTTGAAAAACACATTTaccataaaatttcaaaaattgaatgttgatttttttgtagtaTTTGAAAAAGAtcgtatatttatttttacttcaaactataactataagaTATCATTTcactttcatcatttttttttgtcaaataccCCTGGGTGTACGTATATTCATTAACTTGAgaaagaattatatatatatataattatatctattttaaaaaattaataaaaattaaaatataaataaacattaaGCTAAAAAATCTTAATAAGCACGAAATTTTACATCATCTcctagttttttcttttataaaaataaattgtgtgGGAACAGTTTGGATAAACATTAGGCATTATGTAACAGTCAGCTCAACCAATATTTGTCTCCTCAAAAGGCAAAAACTTACTTGTCCATGTTTTGGCGGGGACCTCCATGGCTTTTCCAAATACTCCAACTATACTATCCATTATATCAtctacagaaaaaaaaaaaaaaacttttgtttgTATATAGATGATACATATATACTTAATCTCAGTCGTTCGTTCATGTTCTTCAACAACAAAGAGCATACTAGCTGATAAAGAAAGGAGAACCCCAGAATTTTCTGCTCTATCATATTTCATGGTAAGTCTTTTCGAAAACAATCTCCGAAGCTAGTGGTAAGATTCATCTACATTCGATTTTTCGCTCGTGGAATTTCactgagtatgttgttgttgatatttCTAGGATTACAGCATAGTCCTACATGCCTAAATCTTCTTTGTGTCCTGTATTGCATTTTTTGtatgtttaatttgtttatcCAGTGTAAAATTCTCATTTGATATATATGCTTTGGTTTCTTACTATTAACCAAGAATTGAGCTCTGTATTGGCTTTTGTTGCTTATGTATGTGGGCTCTTCAGGGTGGTTGTTTTTTTGTGATGTTTAAGTGTAAAGATGAAATCTTTGTCTTAATCAATTTCAACAAATGTTTGGCAACTGGGTAATTGATGGAACGTAAATGATTAATTCTTAATAATAGAACTCTTTATGAAACAGTCTTTCTAGTTCATAAGGTAGGAGTAAGGTTTGCGTACACTTTAACCTCCTAGCTCCCACTTGTGGGCTCGCTGTTCTTGATGATAAAACTCTTTATGATTAgtactatttattattatctcAGTAGATGTCTTCCCTAAGTACAGCTCCTATTAGTGGCGCAGCCAGGAATTTATATGAGAGGATTCAAAAATGGTCACATCTAGGATTTTAACCTATGACCTAAAGCAAATTTGGAACTCCCTTTGCCACTTTACTAGAACTTTTCATCACGTTGAGGGAGTTCGGTTTCTCACAATTTTCTAATTCCTCTCAACAGCTTATATATCACCAAAAAAGACTAGTTCTTTTTACCTGTTTGCACAGTGGGGATTCGATTGAACCCCTTTCTTCAAGCTAGCTCTGCCCTCGATTCCTACTCATGTCACCATAGTGGAATgagtaattgatgttaatttctCCTTTTTGCAGGTTCattgttaattttgtttcttcGTGTGGCTATTGTAGATATTTGGGTTGTAAGGCATTTAAGTCGATTTTGCAGTTAGCAAATTCAAAGGGTAGATGTCCTCCTTATCTCTAGCAGTTGGGAATTGTGGAAAAGGTAGAAATGCAGAGAACCTGAGTTCTGAATTTGTGCCACACTCGTCTCTCGGGAGTGAGTTTCTTACCAAAAGGTTGTATGGTCTGAATTTGAAGGATTTGGGAAGTCCCAAAGTGAGGACGAGGAAGAAGTTTCGCATAGCTGCTGAAATAAAAAAGTGGAAGAAGCAAGATTACCCGTGGCATGGTGATATTGATCCAGACACTAAGACACCCTTAAAGTATCTTTCCTACTTTAAGCCTCTTGATGAGAAACCGAAACCAGTCACACTTGCCTTTGAGAAGCCATTGGTTAATTTAGAGAAGCAGCTTATTGAGGTGACTTGCTTACAAATGATGCTTGGTTAGGAACAATTGCAtttcataatgaaattgatccACACTTATATTGTATGCCATGAACTTAATGTATTGCTGAAATAAACTAAGTATTTGGTGCAATGTGGCTACTTCACGATTATGGCAATAGAAAGGTAGAATCTCGTGGTACTGATAGTAGTTGCTAGAATCATAGAACTAATGCTTTATTCAAACTCATTTCTTATTCAGGTACGCAGAATGGCCGAAGACACTGGACTAGATTTCACCGATCAGATTTATGCTTTGGAAGCTAAGTATCAACAGGTAAATTCATCCGACTCTTACAAAAGGTACTTCGTTGTACAAGTATGTGTGTTTATCAAAATTTACGTTAGTTTGAactaatatgataaaaagaGGGGAATTAACTTTGTTTTCCTTGTATTGCCAACTTATGATAATCAGTCTACTAAACATATAGTATTGTTCATTATGCAAAGCATCAGATTATAATGCTTGTACCTGTGCAAATATGATTATTTGACCAACACTTTCCTGTTCCATTTGATACATATGCCATACTTTCAGGCCCTGAGGGATTTGTACACTCATTTGACACCCATCCAACGGCTCCAAATTGCTCGACACCCTAATAGACCAACTGTACTAGATCATATACTAAATATGACAGAGAAGGTATACCTTgtgatttttttctcttttcactATTGTTATTAGCAGCGTTTCTGACAACTCGAGGAATCTCACTCCTATATCATGCATGAAGTGGGTAGAGCTCCATGGAGATCGTGCTGGCTATGATGATCCAGCCATGGTGACTGGCATTGGGAGCATTGAAGGTAGAAGTTACCTCTTCATTGGTCATCAGAAAGGtagaaatacaaaagaaaacatcATGCGGAACTTTGCAATGCCAACCCCTCATGGGTATGCTTCAAGAATTCTCCTTCGTAGCATCATTACTAACTACTATCATTAAGCATTCGTGATTAATCTGTTCTGTGGACAATAACAGGTTAAATTGAAGTGCTCTTTTCATTAATCTAGCAATAAGTTAGGCTGAAGTTGTTGCTTGTTAGCCTTTCCACATGTTtccaatttaattttattgctTAGGTTATCAGGGTTTTGGAGAGTCTACGCAGCATTCAGTTGTTTAAAGGgggaaattattttatttgataccTTAAAGTTGGTTCAGTAAAAGGATGGATTGATAACTACTAAGTCTTTGCCTTGCAGCTACAGAAAGGCTTTGAGAATGATGAAATATGCTGATCATCATGGCTTCCCTATTGTTACATTTGTAGACACTCCAGGGGCTTTTGCTGATTTAAGATCTGAAGAGCTAGGTCAGGTGTGAGTTTTTACCTTGACGTTCAAATATCGTGTTATTAGATTGAGCTTAATTGGTCATGTAGAATCTATAATCACCTCCAATATTTTCATCTAGGGTGAGGCAATAGCCTACAATTTAAGGGCAATGTTCGGCCTGAAAGTTCCAATCATAACGGTTGTAACTGGTGAAGGTGGTTCAGGCGGCGCTCTTGCCATTGGATGTGCAAACAAGTTGTTAATGTTGGAAAACTCAGCATTTTATGTTGCTAGGTAAGTTTGGTTCATTTGTACTTCTTCCATAACTTTGTTTTGCTACTTATCTGACAatttgaagaataagaaaagttcaagttcaaaagTAATTTTTGTGCCTGCAGAAATATAAGCAAGATATGAATTCTCGTCTTACTATATCGACCAAAAACATGTCGTGTTAGCTTAAAGACGCGGACACATTGTACATGTGTTGAGGCATAGATGTTGTAGTTGTTTCTTTTACACTTCTTGCATTAGTTCCTTGAATATATCGTCTTTGCTATATCTTTACAAAGTTTATGCTTCTCTGACCAGTCCTGAAGCTTGTGCTGCAATATTATGGAAATCTTCACAAGCAGCTCCAAAGGTATTCGAGAAAGTTGTTCAAGTTTGTGAAAAAAGTGGTTTAGCATTACTAAATTTCTGATTGAATAGGCAGCTGAGAAGCTGAGGATCACAGCTCAGGAACATTACAGGCTCCGGATAGCGGATGGAATTATTCCTGTAAAAACTCTCACCATCTATATACTTTTCACCtttatacttaatttaattttaggtTGGAAAAGATATAGAATCCATGATGAAGGTCCATTGCCATAATTCCATAAATGTTGGCTTTGTTTGTCATCTCTTGCAGGAACCGCTCGGTGGTGCACATGCTGATCCTTTCTGGGCATCTCAGCAGATTAAACATGCTATTCTCGATGCCATGGCGGTAATACCTTCTGTCTATGGAAACAGACCAAAGGCTAATTCTTTGTTTAGAAAAAAAGTAACTGTATTGACTTGTATGGAAATATCAGCAAATTACCAAAGGCCTTTCCACATTGTATCACGGATGGACTGGGGTTAGGCATTAGAATTTCACTTCTGTGGGATGAGATGGGATAGGATTGCAACGTATTGATCCAATGTTTGCTTGCTAACACTATCAGATGacaaattttaacattttaggCCATTCCACTAGGTTAGGATTGACCTTAGTTGATTGATATACCAAATTCCAACATTTCTGTTATTCTGTATTTGACATGTTTTCACTATGGCTTCTTGATTCAGGAACTAGGAAGGATGAATTCTGAACAATTGCTTCACCAACGGATGCTTAAATTTCGTTCTATTGGAGGTTTCCAAGAGGGAATACAGGTTGAACCTGAAAGGAAGCGCAACATGAAGCTATCCGAGGCTAACACACCGCCTGCTGATTTGGAATCAGAGCTTGCAaatcttaaaaagaaaattctagAAGCTAAAGGACCATCTGATCCTGTTACTATCCAAGTCCTTGAGAAGCTCCAAGAAGATCTTGACACCGAGATGACTAAAGCTTTCATAGCTATGGGCTTGGATGATAAGATTAAATCTCTTAAATTAGAGTTGCAAAGAGCTCCTATTCTGGATCAACCACTAAACAAGTCTTTGCAGGAGAAAGCCGATAAGATTATGCAAGAGTTTAAGCAGAAGTTGTCACAACCTGGGGCGTATCTTGGTTTAAAGCAAAAGCTTTACACCGTGAACATGGCTAGCAGGCTCATTGAGCTGAAGaacaaaagtgaaaaaataaaaaatgaagttaaTCAGAAGATTCCAACAACTGTAAAAGCCAAGATAGACCGTTTAAAAGCAGCTTCAGAAAAGCTAAGAAATGGGGATTCTTTGGATACAAATCTTGTAGAGGAAGTAGAAAAAGCTAAGAAAGAGCTGAAGGATGTTCTAAGGTCAGCCAATCTAGAAATAGTCGGCACGCGCAAAAGGACAAATGTTGCTGTTCCTCCAGAATTGGAAGAGGAGGTGGCTAAGGTAAATGCAGAAATTAAAGAGGAGATGGAAAGAGCAGTGACTAGATCAGGTCTTAGCGAAAAGATTGAAGAGCTGAAGGCAGAGATTGTGAAGGACTCCAACTCAGAAAAGGTAAAAGAACTGGAAACTGAGATAAGGGAGGGTATTGCTGCTACCCTCAGTGTCACCCCAGTGAAGAAAAAGGTTGAAAGTTTGAGAGAGAAACTAGCATCACTCACCAAAGATGATGCGGAAAGTAAAGTCGTTGCAGAAAATGGAAGATGCTGAAACTAGCTCATGAGTGCTAGCTTGGATAGTAGTATTAGATTTTGGTTTTGGAAGAGTTTTTTCTGGTCCTCCTGAGATATTGTAAGTATTAGTGATTTGCACCTTGGAGTATGATTTTGTACTTATAAGTTGTAACATGTATATGGATTACAGATGTAAACTTTGTTAGCAGCAAAATATGTATGTCCATTTCCTTCTTATATATGCCTTTTTATTCTCTGAGATAGAGAATATTGACAAAGGAGCTATCCGCGGAGTAAGTTATCCACAATATGTATTGTTGGGAGATAGCAGATATTCGATGAAATAGTTGAGATGTGTACATGTACTCAAGCACGACCGTActgtttagattttttttctccatgtCATTTCCACAAGATATGCCATGAACTTCCAAACATCTTCACAATTAATCTCAAAGTCATCTAAAGCTGCAACACCAATGCTTGCCTTCTTAAATTCTTTATGTATGCCTACATCAATAACAAGTAC is part of the Solanum lycopersicum chromosome 1, SLM_r2.1 genome and harbors:
- the LOC101248139 gene encoding acetyl-coenzyme A carboxylase carboxyl transferase subunit alpha, chloroplastic isoform X1, which encodes MSSLSLAVGNCGKGRNAENLSSEFVPHSSLGSEFLTKRLYGLNLKDLGSPKVRTRKKFRIAAEIKKWKKQDYPWHGDIDPDTKTPLKYLSYFKPLDEKPKPVTLAFEKPLVNLEKQLIEVRRMAEDTGLDFTDQIYALEAKYQQALRDLYTHLTPIQRLQIARHPNRPTVLDHILNMTEKWVELHGDRAGYDDPAMVTGIGSIEGRSYLFIGHQKGRNTKENIMRNFAMPTPHGYRKALRMMKYADHHGFPIVTFVDTPGAFADLRSEELGQGEAIAYNLRAMFGLKVPIITVVTGEGGSGGALAIGCANKLLMLENSAFYVASPEACAAILWKSSQAAPKAAEKLRITAQEHYRLRIADGIIPEPLGGAHADPFWASQQIKHAILDAMAELGRMNSEQLLHQRMLKFRSIGGFQEGIQVEPERKRNMKLSEANTPPADLESELANLKKKILEAKGPSDPVTIQVLEKLQEDLDTEMTKAFIAMGLDDKIKSLKLELQRAPILDQPLNKSLQEKADKIMQEFKQKLSQPGAYLGLKQKLYTVNMASRLIELKNKSEKIKNEVNQKIPTTVKAKIDRLKAASEKLRNGDSLDTNLVEEVEKAKKELKDVLRSANLEIVGTRKRTNVAVPPELEEEVAKVNAEIKEEMERAVTRSGLSEKIEELKAEIVKDSNSEKVKELETEIREGIAATLSVTPVKKKVESLREKLASLTKDDAESKVVAENGRC
- the LOC101248139 gene encoding acetyl-coenzyme A carboxylase carboxyl transferase subunit alpha, chloroplastic isoform X2, with product MWLLHDYGNRKVRRMAEDTGLDFTDQIYALEAKYQQALRDLYTHLTPIQRLQIARHPNRPTVLDHILNMTEKWVELHGDRAGYDDPAMVTGIGSIEGRSYLFIGHQKGRNTKENIMRNFAMPTPHGYRKALRMMKYADHHGFPIVTFVDTPGAFADLRSEELGQGEAIAYNLRAMFGLKVPIITVVTGEGGSGGALAIGCANKLLMLENSAFYVASPEACAAILWKSSQAAPKAAEKLRITAQEHYRLRIADGIIPEPLGGAHADPFWASQQIKHAILDAMAELGRMNSEQLLHQRMLKFRSIGGFQEGIQVEPERKRNMKLSEANTPPADLESELANLKKKILEAKGPSDPVTIQVLEKLQEDLDTEMTKAFIAMGLDDKIKSLKLELQRAPILDQPLNKSLQEKADKIMQEFKQKLSQPGAYLGLKQKLYTVNMASRLIELKNKSEKIKNEVNQKIPTTVKAKIDRLKAASEKLRNGDSLDTNLVEEVEKAKKELKDVLRSANLEIVGTRKRTNVAVPPELEEEVAKVNAEIKEEMERAVTRSGLSEKIEELKAEIVKDSNSEKVKELETEIREGIAATLSVTPVKKKVESLREKLASLTKDDAESKVVAENGRC